A stretch of the Mesorhizobium sp. Pch-S genome encodes the following:
- the carB gene encoding carbamoyl-phosphate synthase large subunit encodes MPRRTDIKSILIIGAGPIVIGQACEFDYSGTQACKALRQEGYRVILVNSNPATIMTDPELADATYIEPITPEVVAKIIAKERPDALLPTMGGQTALNTALSLRRMGVLERYNVEMIGADAHAIDKAEDRSLFREAMAKIGLETPRSMLANASAVKDEDRKKHEAERAALKASGAANLDAALDALETQWNLGEGDRKQRYINHAMAIAAQALDHVGLPAIIRPSFTMGGTGGGIAYNRTEFFEIVGSGLDASPTTEVLIEESVLGWKEYEMEVVRDRADNCIIVCSIENIDPMGVHTGDSITVAPALTLTDKEYQIMRNASIAVLREIGVETGGSNVQFAVNPADGRLVVIEMNPRVSRSSALASKATGFPIAKIAAKLAVGYTLDELENDITGGATPASFEPSIDYVVTKIPRFAFEKFPGASPVLTTAMKSVGEVMAIGRTFQESLQKALRGLETGLTGLDEIEIPGLGGNGGADDKNAIRAALGTPTPDRLRMVAQAIRMGTSLEEVHAISKIDPWFLEQIGGIIAMEARIREHGLPEDATNLRMLKSMGFSDSRLASLTGQDGDAVAKRRAALGVHPVYKRIDTCAAEFASPTAYMYSTYETPFAGSLADEAKVSDRKKVVILGGGPNRIGQGIEFDYCCVHAAYALREAGYESIMVNCNPETVSTDYDTSDRLYFEPLTAEDVLEILRAEKAAGSLHGVIVQFGGQTPLKLADALERAGIPILGTSPDAIDLAEDRDRFQKLLHKLDLKQPKNGIAYSVEQARTVAGELGFPLVVRPSYVLGGRAMQIIHDEGMLQTYLLDTVPGLVPEDIKQKYPNDKTGQINTLLGKNPLLFDTYLSGAIEVDVDCLCDGKATFVSGIMEHIEEAGIHSGDSACSLPVYSLSTELVDELERQTSALARALNVGGLMNVQYAIKDGVIYVLEVNPRASRTVPFVAKTVGKPIAKIAARIMSGEDLDGAFAHYGEKPDPRRPGHVAVKEAVFPFARFPGVDILLGPEMKSTGEVMGLDRDFAMAFAKSQLGAGVDLPRSGTLFVSVRDEDKAGALPAVKRLAGQGFRVLATSGTARYLKENGVEAEKINKVLEGRPHIEDAIRNRQVQIVFNTTDGQKAVSDSKSLRRATLMQKVPYYTTLAGMGAVAEAIAALRAGSLEVRPLQEYF; translated from the coding sequence ATGCCAAGACGCACCGACATCAAGTCCATCCTGATCATCGGTGCCGGCCCTATCGTCATCGGCCAGGCCTGCGAGTTCGATTACTCCGGCACCCAGGCGTGCAAGGCGCTCAGGCAGGAAGGCTACCGCGTCATCCTGGTCAACTCCAACCCGGCCACGATCATGACCGATCCGGAGCTGGCGGACGCCACCTACATCGAGCCGATCACGCCGGAAGTCGTGGCCAAGATCATCGCCAAGGAGCGGCCGGACGCGCTGCTGCCGACGATGGGCGGCCAGACCGCGCTCAACACGGCGCTGTCGCTGCGCCGCATGGGCGTGCTCGAGCGCTACAATGTCGAGATGATCGGTGCCGATGCGCATGCCATCGACAAGGCCGAGGACCGCTCGCTGTTCCGCGAGGCCATGGCCAAGATCGGCCTGGAGACACCGCGCTCGATGCTGGCCAACGCCTCGGCCGTCAAGGACGAGGACCGCAAGAAACACGAGGCCGAGCGCGCCGCGCTGAAGGCCTCGGGTGCCGCCAATCTCGACGCCGCGCTCGATGCTCTCGAAACGCAGTGGAACCTCGGCGAAGGCGATCGCAAGCAGCGCTACATCAACCACGCCATGGCGATCGCAGCCCAGGCGCTCGACCATGTCGGCCTGCCGGCCATCATCCGTCCGTCCTTCACCATGGGCGGCACCGGCGGCGGCATCGCCTACAACCGCACCGAATTCTTCGAGATCGTCGGCTCCGGCCTCGATGCCTCCCCGACCACCGAAGTGCTGATCGAGGAATCGGTGCTCGGCTGGAAGGAATACGAGATGGAAGTCGTGCGCGACCGCGCCGACAACTGCATCATCGTCTGCTCGATCGAGAACATCGACCCGATGGGCGTGCACACCGGTGACTCCATCACCGTGGCCCCGGCGCTGACCTTGACCGACAAGGAATACCAGATCATGCGCAACGCCTCGATCGCGGTGCTGCGCGAGATCGGCGTCGAAACCGGCGGCTCCAACGTGCAGTTCGCCGTCAATCCAGCCGATGGCCGCCTCGTCGTCATCGAGATGAACCCGCGCGTGTCGCGCTCCTCGGCGCTCGCCTCCAAGGCGACCGGCTTCCCGATTGCCAAGATCGCCGCCAAGCTTGCCGTCGGCTACACGCTGGACGAGCTGGAGAACGACATCACCGGCGGCGCCACGCCCGCCTCCTTCGAGCCGTCGATCGACTATGTCGTCACCAAGATCCCGCGTTTCGCCTTCGAGAAATTCCCCGGCGCCTCGCCGGTGCTGACCACGGCCATGAAGTCGGTCGGTGAAGTGATGGCCATCGGCCGCACCTTCCAGGAATCGCTGCAGAAGGCGCTGCGCGGCCTGGAAACCGGGCTCACCGGCCTCGACGAGATCGAGATCCCTGGCCTCGGCGGCAATGGCGGCGCCGACGACAAGAACGCCATCCGTGCAGCACTGGGTACGCCGACGCCGGACCGGCTGCGCATGGTGGCGCAGGCGATCCGCATGGGCACCTCGCTGGAGGAAGTGCATGCCATCTCCAAGATCGACCCATGGTTCCTCGAGCAGATCGGCGGCATCATCGCCATGGAGGCGCGCATCCGCGAGCACGGCCTGCCGGAAGATGCCACCAACCTGCGCATGCTGAAGTCGATGGGCTTCTCCGACTCCCGTCTCGCATCGCTGACCGGCCAGGACGGCGATGCGGTCGCCAAGCGCCGCGCAGCCCTCGGCGTGCATCCGGTCTACAAGCGCATCGACACCTGTGCCGCAGAATTCGCCTCGCCGACGGCCTATATGTATTCGACCTACGAGACGCCTTTCGCAGGCAGCCTCGCCGACGAAGCCAAGGTTTCGGACCGCAAGAAGGTCGTCATCCTCGGCGGCGGCCCCAACCGCATCGGCCAGGGCATCGAGTTCGACTATTGCTGCGTGCACGCCGCCTATGCGCTGCGCGAGGCAGGTTATGAATCGATCATGGTCAACTGCAACCCGGAGACGGTCTCGACCGACTACGATACCTCCGACCGCCTCTATTTCGAGCCGCTGACCGCCGAAGACGTGCTGGAGATCCTGCGCGCCGAAAAGGCGGCCGGCAGCCTGCACGGCGTCATCGTGCAGTTCGGCGGCCAGACCCCGCTGAAGCTGGCGGATGCGCTGGAACGCGCCGGCATCCCGATCCTCGGCACCTCGCCCGACGCCATCGACCTTGCTGAGGATCGCGACCGCTTCCAGAAGCTGCTGCACAAGCTCGACCTGAAGCAGCCGAAGAACGGCATCGCCTATTCGGTCGAGCAGGCCCGCACCGTTGCCGGCGAGCTCGGTTTCCCGCTGGTCGTGCGTCCGTCCTATGTGCTGGGCGGCCGCGCCATGCAGATCATCCACGACGAAGGCATGCTGCAGACCTATCTGCTCGACACAGTGCCGGGCCTGGTGCCCGAGGACATCAAGCAGAAATACCCCAACGACAAGACCGGCCAGATCAACACCCTGCTCGGCAAGAACCCGCTTCTGTTCGACACCTACCTGTCGGGCGCCATCGAGGTCGACGTCGACTGCCTGTGCGACGGCAAGGCCACCTTCGTCTCCGGCATCATGGAGCACATCGAGGAGGCCGGTATCCACTCAGGTGACAGCGCCTGCTCGCTGCCGGTCTATTCGCTGTCGACCGAGCTGGTCGACGAGCTGGAGCGGCAGACGTCGGCGCTGGCCAGGGCGCTCAATGTCGGCGGCCTGATGAACGTGCAATACGCCATCAAGGACGGCGTCATCTACGTGCTGGAAGTGAACCCGCGCGCCTCGCGCACGGTGCCGTTCGTCGCCAAGACGGTCGGCAAGCCGATCGCCAAGATCGCCGCGCGCATCATGTCGGGCGAAGATCTCGACGGCGCCTTCGCCCATTACGGCGAAAAGCCGGATCCGCGTCGCCCCGGCCATGTCGCGGTCAAGGAAGCCGTGTTCCCCTTCGCCCGTTTCCCCGGCGTCGATATCCTGCTCGGACCCGAAATGAAGTCGACCGGCGAGGTCATGGGCCTCGACCGCGACTTCGCCATGGCCTTCGCCAAGAGCCAGCTCGGCGCCGGCGTCGACCTGCCGCGCTCGGGCACGCTGTTCGTGTCGGTGCGCGACGAGGACAAGGCCGGCGCGCTGCCGGCGGTGAAGCGCCTGGCCGGCCAGGGCTTCCGGGTGCTGGCGACATCCGGTACCGCGCGCTACCTCAAGGAAAACGGCGTCGAGGCCGAGAAGATCAACAAGGTTCTGGAAGGCCGCCCGCACATCGAGGACGCCATCCGCAACCGCCAGGTCCAGATCGTCTTCAACACCACCGACGGCCAGAAGGCGGTGTCGGACTCCAAGTCGCTGCGCCGCGCCACGCTGATGCAGAAGGTGCCTTATTACACCACGCTGGCCGGCATGGGCGCTGTGGCCGAAGCGATCGCAGCACTGCGCGCCGGCTCGCTCGAGGTTCGGCCGTTGCAGGAGTATTTTTGA
- a CDS encoding S8/S53 family peptidase codes for MRVSVIVTFPAKALVRESSQLAFSRERYDPIAAPTKKGGLLVDPAFPPLPIAARTPGKVRLAASHIEKAPVFAVRGTIEANRIDDVRSSGRGVQIFADPQIGMFKDPYCGVDAVGTREDVARLLGLDRLRDKGLEGKDVALAIMDTGINIKHLKAHGMSPKLDRKISWAPSNIRNTPGDYAVDHGTMCAYDALIAAPACSLLDFPILQSETPGGSVMAGFLSDALLAFSYLHQQLTGPDWKYKALVINNSWGMYHPSWDFPPGHPGRYADNPNHPFNIMVGTIARAGADVLFAAGNCGADCPSGRCQGVTRHSISGANAHPDVLTLAACDIDGTRLGYSSQGPAIPNMAREKPDLTSYSHFLGSQAFGEGSPDTGTSTASPVAAGCIAAIRSGLPSSKVSPRDLFDRIKAEARKQPWPKSGWNNDYGAGIIDPLPVAEHYGL; via the coding sequence ATGCGCGTGTCCGTCATCGTCACCTTTCCGGCCAAGGCTCTCGTGCGGGAGAGCAGCCAGCTTGCCTTCTCAAGGGAACGCTACGACCCGATCGCCGCCCCGACCAAAAAGGGCGGGCTGCTGGTCGATCCGGCCTTTCCACCGCTGCCGATCGCGGCGCGCACGCCGGGCAAGGTGAGGCTGGCGGCCTCGCATATCGAGAAGGCGCCGGTCTTTGCGGTGCGCGGCACGATCGAGGCCAACCGCATCGACGATGTGCGCAGTTCCGGCCGTGGCGTGCAGATCTTCGCCGATCCGCAGATCGGCATGTTCAAGGACCCTTATTGCGGCGTGGATGCCGTTGGCACGCGTGAGGACGTCGCCCGGCTGCTCGGGCTCGACCGGCTCAGGGACAAGGGACTGGAGGGCAAGGATGTCGCGCTCGCGATCATGGACACCGGCATCAACATCAAGCACCTGAAGGCGCATGGCATGTCGCCGAAGCTCGACAGGAAGATCTCCTGGGCGCCGTCCAACATCCGGAACACGCCCGGCGACTATGCGGTCGACCACGGCACGATGTGTGCCTATGACGCTCTGATCGCGGCGCCGGCCTGCAGCCTGCTCGATTTCCCGATCCTGCAGTCGGAGACGCCGGGTGGCAGCGTCATGGCCGGTTTCCTGAGCGACGCGCTGCTGGCCTTCTCCTACCTGCACCAGCAACTCACCGGTCCGGACTGGAAATACAAGGCGCTGGTCATCAACAACAGCTGGGGCATGTACCATCCGAGCTGGGATTTCCCGCCCGGCCATCCCGGCCGCTATGCCGACAATCCGAACCATCCGTTCAACATCATGGTCGGCACGATCGCGCGGGCAGGGGCCGACGTGCTGTTCGCCGCCGGCAATTGCGGTGCCGACTGCCCGAGCGGGCGCTGCCAGGGCGTGACACGCCACTCGATCAGCGGCGCCAATGCACATCCGGACGTGCTCACTCTGGCCGCCTGCGACATCGATGGCACGCGCCTCGGCTATTCCAGCCAGGGGCCGGCCATTCCCAATATGGCGCGTGAAAAACCCGATCTCACCAGCTACAGCCATTTCCTCGGCTCGCAGGCTTTCGGCGAAGGCTCGCCCGATACCGGCACGTCGACGGCGAGCCCGGTGGCGGCAGGCTGTATCGCGGCGATCCGCAGCGGCCTGCCGAGTAGCAAAGTCTCGCCGCGCGACCTATTTGACCGTATAAAGGCAGAGGCGCGGAAGCAGCCCTGGCCGAAGTCCGGATGGAACAACGACTACGGCGCCGGGATCATCGATCCATTGCCGGTGGCCGAGCATTACGGACTGTAG
- a CDS encoding tetratricopeptide repeat protein — protein MRWPGPALLALALFASSALAQQADLDSQLEQENMRLRLDPNDIVAHQRRASIWFRKGDNKKAITDLDEVIRLMPRHAQSYNNRATAYLRMEELDKAVADYSRSIELGYARAYGGRAAAYTRMNKYDLAFADLDKALRANPDDADAIGNRAMAFAQQRQFDRAFPDYDRAIELSPNNAVFYEGRGDARFRVNQPDRAIADLSKAVDLDPGNIQAYFTRGKAYAQLNRQDEAIADFNRAIELIGNRRVKGHAIIYVARANAYAFSGHSEAAIADFDKAVEIDPGTAMAFSGRGTIYATLKQFDRALADMDKAVFLDPNDADIYNSRGTVLFLLGQSDKAIADLDKAIDLNPKQFKAHVNRGAVYATKGRLDEAIADYNEAEKLRPTDPEPFYRRGLAYRQKGEIAKARADLKKALRLMPHFPEAKQALEDLKSGNRK, from the coding sequence ATGAGATGGCCAGGTCCGGCGCTTCTGGCGCTGGCACTCTTCGCATCCTCAGCCCTTGCGCAGCAGGCAGACCTCGACAGCCAGCTCGAACAGGAGAACATGCGTCTCCGCCTCGACCCCAACGACATCGTTGCTCATCAAAGGCGCGCCTCGATCTGGTTCCGCAAGGGGGACAATAAAAAGGCGATCACCGATCTCGACGAAGTGATCCGGCTGATGCCACGGCACGCCCAGAGCTACAACAACCGTGCCACCGCCTATCTGCGCATGGAGGAGCTCGACAAGGCGGTTGCGGACTACAGCCGTTCGATCGAACTTGGCTACGCCCGCGCCTACGGCGGCCGCGCCGCCGCCTATACACGGATGAACAAGTACGACCTTGCCTTCGCGGACCTGGACAAGGCGCTTCGGGCCAACCCCGACGATGCCGACGCGATCGGCAACCGCGCCATGGCCTTCGCGCAGCAACGGCAATTCGACCGCGCCTTCCCGGACTATGACAGGGCCATAGAGCTCTCCCCGAACAACGCCGTATTCTACGAAGGACGTGGCGACGCCCGGTTCCGGGTGAACCAGCCCGACAGGGCTATAGCTGATCTCAGCAAAGCAGTGGATCTCGACCCTGGAAACATCCAGGCCTATTTCACCCGCGGCAAGGCCTACGCGCAGCTCAACCGCCAGGATGAAGCCATTGCCGATTTCAACCGGGCTATCGAGCTGATCGGAAACCGGCGGGTGAAAGGTCACGCGATCATCTATGTCGCGCGGGCCAATGCCTACGCCTTTTCCGGTCACTCCGAGGCCGCCATCGCCGATTTCGACAAGGCGGTCGAGATCGATCCGGGTACCGCCATGGCGTTCAGCGGGCGCGGCACCATCTATGCGACGCTCAAGCAGTTCGACCGCGCTCTGGCCGACATGGACAAGGCCGTCTTTCTCGATCCCAACGATGCCGACATCTACAATTCCCGCGGCACGGTGTTGTTTCTGCTTGGGCAGTCGGACAAGGCGATCGCCGATCTGGACAAAGCCATCGACCTCAATCCCAAACAGTTCAAGGCCCACGTCAACCGCGGCGCGGTATACGCGACGAAGGGTCGTCTCGACGAAGCGATCGCCGACTACAACGAGGCGGAGAAGCTGCGGCCCACGGATCCCGAGCCCTTCTATCGGCGCGGTCTGGCCTACAGGCAGAAAGGCGAGATCGCCAAAGCCAGGGCCGATCTGAAAAAAGCGCTGCGCCTCATGCCGCACTTCCCCGAGGCAAAGCAGGCACTGGAGGATTTGAAAAGCGGCAACAGGAAATGA
- a CDS encoding dihydrofolate reductase family protein, whose amino-acid sequence MRKIIVATFVSLDGVMQAPGGPQEDPTGGFKFGGWVASHFDEELGAALGEIFGRPYDLLLGRKTYDIFAAHWPFIKDGPDQAIADSFNNITKYVASRSTPQLAWQKSQLLGSDVVAALKKLKAEDGPDLLVQGSGDFLQTLWKHGLVDELSVLTFPVLLGKGKRLFGDSVAPSELKLVKAKSYPSGVIVANYVPDGEVKTGDFTPSQPSEAELERRKNLN is encoded by the coding sequence ATGAGAAAGATCATCGTCGCCACCTTCGTCAGCCTCGACGGCGTTATGCAGGCGCCCGGCGGCCCGCAGGAAGACCCGACCGGCGGCTTCAAATTCGGTGGCTGGGTCGCCTCGCATTTCGACGAGGAGCTGGGCGCGGCACTCGGCGAGATCTTCGGCCGCCCCTATGACCTTCTGCTTGGCCGCAAGACCTACGACATCTTCGCCGCGCACTGGCCCTTCATCAAGGACGGTCCGGACCAGGCGATCGCCGACAGCTTCAACAACATCACCAAATATGTCGCCTCGCGCTCGACGCCGCAGCTCGCCTGGCAGAAAAGCCAGCTGCTCGGTTCCGATGTCGTCGCGGCACTGAAGAAACTCAAGGCCGAAGACGGCCCCGACCTTCTGGTGCAGGGCTCCGGCGATTTCCTGCAGACCTTGTGGAAGCATGGCCTGGTCGACGAACTCAGCGTCCTGACCTTCCCGGTCCTGCTCGGCAAGGGCAAGAGACTGTTCGGTGACAGCGTCGCTCCATCCGAGCTGAAGCTGGTGAAGGCGAAGTCCTATCCGAGCGGCGTGATCGTGGCCAATTACGTGCCGGACGGTGAGGTCAAAACCGGTGACTTCACGCCCAGCCAGCCATCCGAAGCCGAACTGGAACGCCGCAAGAACCTGAACTGA
- a CDS encoding NADP-dependent oxidoreductase: MSVVAQEILLNSRPTGTPTLDTFRSATRSLPATGDGQLLVRTLWMSVDPYMRGRMRDQPSYIAPFQVGEVLEGAAVGVVEESRTNGFAKGDVVSHFSGWRDHALIDAQTATKVDLAAAPAEAWLGPLGVPGFTAFVGLERFGALKSGDTVFISAAAGAVGSMAVQIAKAKGARVIASAGSDNKVAWVRELGADEVINYRTTKDLTAALRKAAPEGIDVYFDNVGGSHLDAALAVAKDSARIVICGMIAGYNDELPSETMHHLSAIIIKRLSVRGFIVLDHYDLYPEFSAAMIGWLKDGKVKSRDTVYDGLDNAPKAFLGLFSGDNTGKMLVRLADR; encoded by the coding sequence ATGTCTGTTGTAGCCCAGGAAATTCTCTTGAACAGCCGTCCCACCGGCACCCCTACCCTCGATACGTTCCGTTCGGCCACGCGCTCCCTGCCTGCGACAGGCGATGGTCAGTTGCTCGTGCGGACACTGTGGATGTCGGTCGACCCCTACATGCGCGGCCGCATGCGCGACCAGCCGAGCTACATCGCGCCTTTCCAGGTCGGTGAAGTGCTCGAAGGCGCCGCCGTCGGCGTGGTCGAGGAATCGCGGACCAACGGCTTTGCCAAGGGTGACGTGGTGAGCCATTTCTCCGGCTGGCGCGACCACGCGCTGATCGACGCCCAGACAGCCACCAAGGTCGACCTTGCCGCCGCACCCGCCGAAGCCTGGCTCGGACCGCTCGGCGTTCCCGGTTTCACCGCTTTTGTCGGCCTCGAACGCTTCGGCGCGCTAAAATCGGGAGACACCGTTTTCATTTCGGCCGCGGCCGGCGCGGTCGGCTCGATGGCAGTCCAGATCGCCAAGGCCAAGGGTGCCCGCGTCATCGCGTCGGCGGGCAGTGACAACAAGGTCGCATGGGTGCGCGAGCTTGGTGCCGATGAGGTCATCAACTACAGGACGACCAAAGACCTGACCGCCGCGCTGCGCAAGGCCGCCCCGGAAGGCATCGACGTCTATTTCGACAATGTCGGCGGCAGTCACCTGGATGCAGCCTTGGCGGTCGCCAAGGATTCCGCCCGCATCGTCATCTGCGGCATGATCGCGGGCTACAATGACGAGTTGCCCTCCGAGACGATGCACCACCTGTCCGCCATCATCATCAAGCGGCTTTCGGTGCGCGGCTTCATCGTGCTCGACCACTACGATCTCTATCCGGAATTCTCCGCGGCGATGATCGGCTGGCTGAAAGACGGCAAGGTCAAGTCGCGCGACACCGTCTATGACGGCCTCGACAATGCCCCGAAAGCATTCCTCGGCCTGTTCAGCGGTGACAACACCGGCAAGATGCTGGTCAGGCTCGCCGATCGATAG
- a CDS encoding TetR/AcrR family transcriptional regulator: protein MNQTKRLAKADRRQQLLETARHVIGKEGTEALTLGHLAEQAGVSKPIAYEHFGTRAGLLIALCDDYNDRQLAAQARVLDAGGDSVEAVAQIFASTYVGCVLDMGPEMGATFAALAATEETAAFRQALRDGYVERYRRAFGRLIDLDPALAGALYKGLLGAAEALAQDAATGRLTREEAVAALTRIFSTTLKPYEKKSA, encoded by the coding sequence ATGAACCAGACGAAGAGGCTGGCCAAGGCAGACCGGCGCCAGCAATTGCTGGAGACGGCGCGCCACGTCATCGGCAAGGAAGGCACCGAGGCGTTGACGCTCGGCCATCTGGCTGAACAGGCCGGCGTTTCCAAGCCGATCGCCTATGAGCATTTCGGCACGCGCGCGGGGCTGCTGATCGCGCTGTGCGACGACTACAATGACCGGCAGCTTGCGGCACAGGCCAGGGTGCTGGACGCCGGTGGCGATTCCGTCGAAGCGGTGGCGCAGATTTTCGCCTCGACCTATGTCGGCTGCGTGCTCGACATGGGTCCCGAAATGGGTGCGACCTTTGCCGCGCTTGCCGCGACGGAGGAGACAGCCGCCTTTCGCCAGGCGCTGCGTGACGGTTATGTCGAACGCTATCGCCGGGCCTTCGGCCGGCTGATCGATCTCGATCCCGCATTGGCCGGCGCGCTCTACAAAGGCCTGCTCGGAGCCGCCGAAGCCTTGGCACAGGATGCCGCGACAGGCCGTCTGACGCGCGAGGAGGCAGTCGCGGCGCTGACGCGCATCTTCTCGACGACGCTGAAGCCGTATGAGAAAAAATCCGCCTGA
- a CDS encoding DUF982 domain-containing protein, whose protein sequence is MANPNFDRPVPIRIDDARDVQNARDAYDILTHWQGIPDLDHTGAIAVCRKALMGQRTGKEARQAFQRFAHNNRILADDPAAGALRMRAPWPR, encoded by the coding sequence ATGGCGAACCCGAATTTCGACCGTCCCGTGCCCATCCGCATCGACGATGCGCGCGATGTGCAAAATGCACGGGACGCTTATGACATCCTGACCCACTGGCAAGGCATCCCGGACCTCGATCACACCGGCGCGATCGCAGTCTGCCGCAAGGCACTGATGGGGCAACGCACCGGCAAGGAAGCCCGGCAGGCGTTCCAGCGCTTTGCCCACAACAATCGCATCCTCGCGGACGACCCGGCGGCTGGTGCATTGCGCATGCGCGCGCCCTGGCCGCGCTGA
- a CDS encoding ABC transporter substrate-binding protein, which translates to MNTIDRSPIRIGALAPLTPPGWVQAGRHLLGGLELGIDEINAAGGIAGRSLQLVVRDTAADPRKAVAAVDELASLGVAALAGEYHSVVARAVAARADALRLPFLCSSAVLDTLTEQPTQWIARLAPPQSRGWQVYADFLLAAGHSRIALALDQSVYWASGARILRDCLGRHGGTVVEFDARALAPMALCDELVDNRATALLLLAGYPEPVTSLVKAVRQLLPEILIGAPAGQPEFAEFATMPGGAAIPFLRYLPEHLAPLGARVEADLRRKLSETPSFVAFEGYDTIAVLAEVLRSSGTDRDHMAEAWPNIAVEGTRGQVRFSRTPGIDVWQWTWPPIQVAERHPADPDRFRVLHNG; encoded by the coding sequence ATGAACACGATTGACAGGTCACCCATCCGGATCGGCGCCCTGGCTCCGCTGACCCCGCCCGGCTGGGTTCAGGCAGGCCGGCACCTGCTCGGCGGGCTTGAACTGGGCATCGACGAAATCAATGCCGCTGGCGGCATCGCCGGAAGGTCGCTTCAGCTGGTGGTGCGGGACACTGCCGCTGATCCCCGGAAGGCGGTGGCGGCGGTGGATGAACTGGCAAGCCTCGGCGTGGCTGCCCTGGCAGGAGAATATCACAGCGTCGTTGCGCGGGCTGTTGCTGCCAGGGCCGATGCCCTTCGGCTGCCCTTCCTCTGCTCGTCCGCAGTGCTCGACACGCTGACCGAGCAGCCGACGCAATGGATCGCGCGGCTGGCACCGCCGCAGTCACGCGGCTGGCAGGTCTATGCGGACTTCCTGCTCGCGGCCGGCCACAGCCGGATCGCACTGGCGCTCGACCAGAGTGTCTACTGGGCTTCAGGTGCCCGCATTCTGCGGGACTGTCTCGGCCGGCATGGTGGGACCGTCGTCGAATTCGACGCGCGTGCCCTCGCTCCCATGGCGCTTTGCGACGAGCTCGTCGACAATCGCGCAACCGCACTGCTGCTTCTGGCCGGCTACCCTGAGCCAGTGACCTCTCTCGTCAAAGCCGTCCGCCAGCTCCTGCCTGAAATCCTGATCGGTGCACCGGCCGGGCAACCGGAATTTGCCGAATTCGCGACAATGCCGGGAGGTGCGGCAATCCCCTTCCTGCGCTATCTGCCGGAACACCTCGCCCCCCTCGGCGCACGTGTCGAAGCAGACCTTCGCCGGAAATTGTCGGAGACGCCCTCGTTCGTTGCTTTCGAAGGCTACGACACCATCGCTGTCCTCGCAGAAGTGCTGCGTTCCTCCGGCACGGATCGGGATCATATGGCCGAAGCCTGGCCAAACATCGCCGTCGAAGGCACCCGCGGGCAAGTCCGGTTCTCGCGCACGCCTGGCATCGACGTATGGCAATGGACCTGGCCTCCAATACAGGTCGCGGAACGGCACCCCGCAGACCCCGATCGCTTTCGGGTTCTTCACAACGGCTGA